DNA from Thermodesulfobacteriota bacterium:
GGTAGCCAAGATTTGATTTACTACTGGCTGCCATCATTTTGAACGGTAGTAATTTAATGAACGAACATAACCAACCGGCTGGCTCGTAAAACCATGACTTTTCGTTCAGGCACTAATTAGGTGCTCTAATAATTCCTAAAAATATGTTCTGTTTTGCATGAGGAAATTTTCTGAGGGTATGAGTCCGCCACAGACAGATTAACAAAAAACTTGGATGACATACGGTCAATTTATTATAATAGTTCTAATACCAACATTGATAATATAGTTCTTCTTTGCTTTGCTTACGTTCTGTTATCTACAAGTTATCATTGCGTAAAACGGAATATGTTCATTAGAAACATACATTCGTTTTTCCATCTTAGTTTGGTTTATCCGGAGAATCGTTGTGCCCGGTCGAGAGGGAAAATCTATATGAAACAATATCACATCTTTTGCGATATTGTTACATGAGGACGGCTTTTGCGGTTTGATAGATTTTATATTGGGCGACATGCCAATTGCATGTCGCTTTTATTATTTATGGTATACGGGGTGTTCCAGTATCTTCTTTAAAAATTAACCTTTGCATCGTGAATTGAAAAGTCAAGCGGGATCTCGCTGGTTTCCTGAAACGATTTCAATTCCTTGCCCACCGCCGGAGAACCGACAAGTCGGATTGAAATGGCTTCTTTTTCGCATTTTTGAATAATTAATAAAATGAGTTTAATTAAAGAAACATTGGTTTCAGAAACTTTTCTCAAATCTAAAATGAATTTTTTAAACCCTGATGTCTTCATCTCTTCTAATTTCTTATTCAAATGACTATCGATTTCAACCGAAATGGGCCGGGTGATCTTGCTGGGAAGCAGAAGTATTTGTATACCGTCCTCTTGGGAAAAATATTTCCTGGCCGTATCTTCCGCCGCTTTTTCCTCTTTTTTGGGCTCAAGCGTTAAGATTTTTTCAACACGCTCAATTAATTGCTCACCCTTAAACGGTTTCACCATATAATCATTTACGCCCATTTTAACGATTTGCATCACATTGTCTTTACCGGATTCAGCCGTCAGCATAATAACAGGAATATCCTTTAACGCATCCTCGCTTTTTAATTTCTCAAGCATTTCTGTGCCATTCATCACCGGCATGGTAATATCTAAAACAATCAGGTCCGGTTTTTCCTTGTTTGCTGCGGCCAATCCTTCGATACCGTTTTCCGCTTCAAACATTTCACAGTTAAATTGACGGAATGCTTTTTTCACAATCATACGAATTGTTTTACTGTCATCAACAGTTAGAATTTTTAAAGCCATAATTAATCTCCCAATATAATAAATTAAATTTATTCCGCTGTTTTTATATATACCTGGACTAAAGCGGTATTTTCCCTGCATTTAAAACCGAAACACTCACACCTGTCCCAACCTCTGGACTCTATTGTT
Protein-coding regions in this window:
- a CDS encoding response regulator, which translates into the protein MALKILTVDDSKTIRMIVKKAFRQFNCEMFEAENGIEGLAAANKEKPDLIVLDITMPVMNGTEMLEKLKSEDALKDIPVIMLTAESGKDNVMQIVKMGVNDYMVKPFKGEQLIERVEKILTLEPKKEEKAAEDTARKYFSQEDGIQILLLPSKITRPISVEIDSHLNKKLEEMKTSGFKKFILDLRKVSETNVSLIKLILLIIQKCEKEAISIRLVGSPAVGKELKSFQETSEIPLDFSIHDAKVNF